In Diachasmimorpha longicaudata isolate KC_UGA_2023 chromosome 4, iyDiaLong2, whole genome shotgun sequence, a single genomic region encodes these proteins:
- the LOC135161864 gene encoding uncharacterized protein LOC135161864 isoform X3, with the protein MYPGPSIQMCLGDLAVIDVHNKAVGTGITIHWHGLYQQNYQHYDGVPFVTQCPISHGTTFRYKWRAHNWGTHFYHAHTGIHKTDGLQGAVIIRPPIQLDPNRDQYDEDNFDNTIFINDWFHESAVDHWPGTSTRNVGQVPANVLINGKGQWFDPSINRYTTSPLAIINVNPHRRIRFRMINSLSWTCPVRFSIQNHDLTILSTDGDDVKPKTVTTIISFAAERYDFVINTNQEPGTYWVQARLVGPCAALNISQVALLRYVGAQFMQPRIQRPVNPGLPLGVVFNEINEICEAGNPNFVCMKDLETTETVNQRILVPRPDVSIFLPYNFYVFSDEELFKPKSYPHFQVPTGRNGSVAMISDISNEFSGSPFLTQIQDIPRRTICNGTNKPRECRPGKPCFCSHVVDIPLGSVVDIIMADMGPNGLPHPFHVHGYGCHVMAQGLLKDVPLTERNKFQALTLHQNRYRNIPTQPVVKDTLPTPSGGYSICRFIADNPGWWLYHCHFMSHLLVGMELTLHVGRQSDIPPVPRGFPKCGDFTPNVR; encoded by the exons ATGTACCCAGGGCCTTCGATCCAGATGTGTCTGGGGGATCTCGCTGTCATTGATGTCCACAACAAAGCTGTTGGCACTGGAATCACTATTCACTGGCACGGATTGtatcaacaaaattatcaGCACTACGATGGTGTGCCCTTCGTCACCCAGTGCCCCATATCACATGGAACAACATTTAGATATAAATGGCGTGCACATAACTGGGGTACACACTTCTATCACGCCCATACGGGTATTCACAAAACTGATGGTCTTCAAGGGGCTGTCATAATTCGACCACCGATACAGCTGGATCCAAATCGAGACCAGTATGATGAGGATAATTTCGACaacacgattttcattaatgatTGGTTTCATGAATCGGCTGTTGATCACTGGCCAGGTACTAGCACGCGAAATGTAGGTCAAGTACCAGCCAATGTCCTCATCAATGGGAAAGGACAGTGGTTT GACCCCAGCATAAATCGGTACACCACCTCACCCCTTGCGATAATCAATGTAAATCCACATCGTCGTATCAGATTTCGCATGATCAACAGTCTGAGTTGGACCTGTCCTGTTCGCTTCTCAATCCAAAATCATGACTTAACAATTCTGAGCACCGATGGTGATGATGTGAAACCAAAAACTGTTACTACGATTATTTCTTTCGCGG CCGAACGCTATGACTTCGTTATCAACACAAACCAGGAGCCCGGAACTTATTGGGTACAGGCCCGACTGGTGGGCCCTTGTGCAGCGTTAAATATCTCGCAAGTAGCACTATTACGTTACGTGGGAGCACAGTTCATGCAACCGAGAATACAACGTCCGGTTAATCCTGGATTGCCATTAGGAGTG GTCTTCAATGAGATAAATGAAATTTGTGAAGCCGGGAATCCCAACTTTGTCTGTATGAAAGACCTGGAGACAACTGAAACTGTCAACCAACGAATTCTAGTTCCTAGACCAGATGTCAGTATTTTCCTGCCCTACAACTTTTACGTATTTAGCGATGAAGAACTTTTTAAACCAAAAAGCTATCCGCACTTCCAAG TGCCAACGGGTCGTAACGGTTCGGTTGCTATGATTTCTGATATCAGTAATGAATTTTCGGGCTCACCATTTCTCACGCAAATTCAAGACATTCCACGTAGGACAATTTGCAATGGAACTAATAAGCCTAGAGAATGTCGTCCTGGAAAGCCGTGCTTCTGTTCTCATGTGGTTGATATTCCACTCGGATCAGTCGTCGACATCATCATGGCCGACATGG GTCCAAATGGATTGCCCCATCCCTTCCATGTACATGGATATGGTTGTCATGTGATGGCTCAAGGTCTCCTAAAGGATGTGCCTCTGacagaaagaaataaatttcaagccTTAACTCTGCATCAAAATCGTTATCGAAATATTCCCACTCAACCGGTTGTTAAAGATACTTTGCCTACACCATCAGGTGGATATAGTATTTGCAGATTTATAGCCGATAATCCAG gaTGGTGGCTGTATCACTGTCACTTTATGTCACATTTACTAGTTGGAATGGAATTGACATTGCACGTAGGAAGACAATCAGATATTCCTCCGGTACCGAGAGGATTTCCCAAATGTGGAGACTTCACTCCGAACGTGCGTTAG
- the LOC135161864 gene encoding uncharacterized protein LOC135161864 isoform X1 codes for MKILLYNFLLCGWLFSSHIDGNVRYYSRGSSQWRVLNVSQPTPRVASPLVIRGEPNGQAAYGAPHRIILSTPEQCARPCIAGARPLNCYYHFTVELYRTQGGACHLCRPRTNTSLTTDCQCIEADGVDKAGLLVINRMYPGPSIQMCLGDLAVIDVHNKAVGTGITIHWHGLYQQNYQHYDGVPFVTQCPISHGTTFRYKWRAHNWGTHFYHAHTGIHKTDGLQGAVIIRPPIQLDPNRDQYDEDNFDNTIFINDWFHESAVDHWPGTSTRNVGQVPANVLINGKGQWFDPSINRYTTSPLAIINVNPHRRIRFRMINSLSWTCPVRFSIQNHDLTILSTDGDDVKPKTVTTIISFAAERYDFVINTNQEPGTYWVQARLVGPCAALNISQVALLRYVGAQFMQPRIQRPVNPGLPLGVVFNEINEICEAGNPNFVCMKDLETTETVNQRILVPRPDVSIFLPYNFYVFSDEELFKPKSYPHFQVPTGRNGSVAMISDISNEFSGSPFLTQIQDIPRRTICNGTNKPRECRPGKPCFCSHVVDIPLGSVVDIIMADMGPNGLPHPFHVHGYGCHVMAQGLLKDVPLTERNKFQALTLHQNRYRNIPTQPVVKDTLPTPSGGYSICRFIADNPGWWLYHCHFMSHLLVGMELTLHVGRQSDIPPVPRGFPKCGDFTPNVR; via the exons ATGAAGATTTTATTGTACAACTTTCTATTATGTGGCTGGTTATTCTCAA GCCACATCGATGGTAATGTCCGCTATTATTCGAGAGGTTCGTCACAATGGAGAGTATTGAATGTTAGTCAACCGACACCGCGTGTTGCCAGTCCATTAGTGATCCGGGGAGAGCCTAATGGTCAAGCTGCCTACGGAGCCCCTCacagaattattttatctACACCTGAGCAATGTGCACGTCCATGTATAGCCGGAGCAAGACCATTGAATTGTTACTATCACTTCACGGTAGAGCTTTATAGGACTCAGGGCGG CGCTTGCCATCTCTGTCGACCGCGAACCAATACATCATTGACCACCGACTGCCAGTGCATTGAAGCAGATGGAGTAGATAAAGCTGGCCTCCTGGTCATCAATAGAATGTACCCAGGGCCTTCGATCCAGATGTGTCTGGGGGATCTCGCTGTCATTGATGTCCACAACAAAGCTGTTGGCACTGGAATCACTATTCACTGGCACGGATTGtatcaacaaaattatcaGCACTACGATGGTGTGCCCTTCGTCACCCAGTGCCCCATATCACATGGAACAACATTTAGATATAAATGGCGTGCACATAACTGGGGTACACACTTCTATCACGCCCATACGGGTATTCACAAAACTGATGGTCTTCAAGGGGCTGTCATAATTCGACCACCGATACAGCTGGATCCAAATCGAGACCAGTATGATGAGGATAATTTCGACaacacgattttcattaatgatTGGTTTCATGAATCGGCTGTTGATCACTGGCCAGGTACTAGCACGCGAAATGTAGGTCAAGTACCAGCCAATGTCCTCATCAATGGGAAAGGACAGTGGTTT GACCCCAGCATAAATCGGTACACCACCTCACCCCTTGCGATAATCAATGTAAATCCACATCGTCGTATCAGATTTCGCATGATCAACAGTCTGAGTTGGACCTGTCCTGTTCGCTTCTCAATCCAAAATCATGACTTAACAATTCTGAGCACCGATGGTGATGATGTGAAACCAAAAACTGTTACTACGATTATTTCTTTCGCGG CCGAACGCTATGACTTCGTTATCAACACAAACCAGGAGCCCGGAACTTATTGGGTACAGGCCCGACTGGTGGGCCCTTGTGCAGCGTTAAATATCTCGCAAGTAGCACTATTACGTTACGTGGGAGCACAGTTCATGCAACCGAGAATACAACGTCCGGTTAATCCTGGATTGCCATTAGGAGTG GTCTTCAATGAGATAAATGAAATTTGTGAAGCCGGGAATCCCAACTTTGTCTGTATGAAAGACCTGGAGACAACTGAAACTGTCAACCAACGAATTCTAGTTCCTAGACCAGATGTCAGTATTTTCCTGCCCTACAACTTTTACGTATTTAGCGATGAAGAACTTTTTAAACCAAAAAGCTATCCGCACTTCCAAG TGCCAACGGGTCGTAACGGTTCGGTTGCTATGATTTCTGATATCAGTAATGAATTTTCGGGCTCACCATTTCTCACGCAAATTCAAGACATTCCACGTAGGACAATTTGCAATGGAACTAATAAGCCTAGAGAATGTCGTCCTGGAAAGCCGTGCTTCTGTTCTCATGTGGTTGATATTCCACTCGGATCAGTCGTCGACATCATCATGGCCGACATGG GTCCAAATGGATTGCCCCATCCCTTCCATGTACATGGATATGGTTGTCATGTGATGGCTCAAGGTCTCCTAAAGGATGTGCCTCTGacagaaagaaataaatttcaagccTTAACTCTGCATCAAAATCGTTATCGAAATATTCCCACTCAACCGGTTGTTAAAGATACTTTGCCTACACCATCAGGTGGATATAGTATTTGCAGATTTATAGCCGATAATCCAG gaTGGTGGCTGTATCACTGTCACTTTATGTCACATTTACTAGTTGGAATGGAATTGACATTGCACGTAGGAAGACAATCAGATATTCCTCCGGTACCGAGAGGATTTCCCAAATGTGGAGACTTCACTCCGAACGTGCGTTAG
- the LOC135161864 gene encoding uncharacterized protein LOC135161864 isoform X2 translates to MLTICPLLFLIMSGHIDGNVRYYSRGSSQWRVLNVSQPTPRVASPLVIRGEPNGQAAYGAPHRIILSTPEQCARPCIAGARPLNCYYHFTVELYRTQGGACHLCRPRTNTSLTTDCQCIEADGVDKAGLLVINRMYPGPSIQMCLGDLAVIDVHNKAVGTGITIHWHGLYQQNYQHYDGVPFVTQCPISHGTTFRYKWRAHNWGTHFYHAHTGIHKTDGLQGAVIIRPPIQLDPNRDQYDEDNFDNTIFINDWFHESAVDHWPGTSTRNVGQVPANVLINGKGQWFDPSINRYTTSPLAIINVNPHRRIRFRMINSLSWTCPVRFSIQNHDLTILSTDGDDVKPKTVTTIISFAAERYDFVINTNQEPGTYWVQARLVGPCAALNISQVALLRYVGAQFMQPRIQRPVNPGLPLGVVFNEINEICEAGNPNFVCMKDLETTETVNQRILVPRPDVSIFLPYNFYVFSDEELFKPKSYPHFQVPTGRNGSVAMISDISNEFSGSPFLTQIQDIPRRTICNGTNKPRECRPGKPCFCSHVVDIPLGSVVDIIMADMGPNGLPHPFHVHGYGCHVMAQGLLKDVPLTERNKFQALTLHQNRYRNIPTQPVVKDTLPTPSGGYSICRFIADNPGWWLYHCHFMSHLLVGMELTLHVGRQSDIPPVPRGFPKCGDFTPNVR, encoded by the exons GCCACATCGATGGTAATGTCCGCTATTATTCGAGAGGTTCGTCACAATGGAGAGTATTGAATGTTAGTCAACCGACACCGCGTGTTGCCAGTCCATTAGTGATCCGGGGAGAGCCTAATGGTCAAGCTGCCTACGGAGCCCCTCacagaattattttatctACACCTGAGCAATGTGCACGTCCATGTATAGCCGGAGCAAGACCATTGAATTGTTACTATCACTTCACGGTAGAGCTTTATAGGACTCAGGGCGG CGCTTGCCATCTCTGTCGACCGCGAACCAATACATCATTGACCACCGACTGCCAGTGCATTGAAGCAGATGGAGTAGATAAAGCTGGCCTCCTGGTCATCAATAGAATGTACCCAGGGCCTTCGATCCAGATGTGTCTGGGGGATCTCGCTGTCATTGATGTCCACAACAAAGCTGTTGGCACTGGAATCACTATTCACTGGCACGGATTGtatcaacaaaattatcaGCACTACGATGGTGTGCCCTTCGTCACCCAGTGCCCCATATCACATGGAACAACATTTAGATATAAATGGCGTGCACATAACTGGGGTACACACTTCTATCACGCCCATACGGGTATTCACAAAACTGATGGTCTTCAAGGGGCTGTCATAATTCGACCACCGATACAGCTGGATCCAAATCGAGACCAGTATGATGAGGATAATTTCGACaacacgattttcattaatgatTGGTTTCATGAATCGGCTGTTGATCACTGGCCAGGTACTAGCACGCGAAATGTAGGTCAAGTACCAGCCAATGTCCTCATCAATGGGAAAGGACAGTGGTTT GACCCCAGCATAAATCGGTACACCACCTCACCCCTTGCGATAATCAATGTAAATCCACATCGTCGTATCAGATTTCGCATGATCAACAGTCTGAGTTGGACCTGTCCTGTTCGCTTCTCAATCCAAAATCATGACTTAACAATTCTGAGCACCGATGGTGATGATGTGAAACCAAAAACTGTTACTACGATTATTTCTTTCGCGG CCGAACGCTATGACTTCGTTATCAACACAAACCAGGAGCCCGGAACTTATTGGGTACAGGCCCGACTGGTGGGCCCTTGTGCAGCGTTAAATATCTCGCAAGTAGCACTATTACGTTACGTGGGAGCACAGTTCATGCAACCGAGAATACAACGTCCGGTTAATCCTGGATTGCCATTAGGAGTG GTCTTCAATGAGATAAATGAAATTTGTGAAGCCGGGAATCCCAACTTTGTCTGTATGAAAGACCTGGAGACAACTGAAACTGTCAACCAACGAATTCTAGTTCCTAGACCAGATGTCAGTATTTTCCTGCCCTACAACTTTTACGTATTTAGCGATGAAGAACTTTTTAAACCAAAAAGCTATCCGCACTTCCAAG TGCCAACGGGTCGTAACGGTTCGGTTGCTATGATTTCTGATATCAGTAATGAATTTTCGGGCTCACCATTTCTCACGCAAATTCAAGACATTCCACGTAGGACAATTTGCAATGGAACTAATAAGCCTAGAGAATGTCGTCCTGGAAAGCCGTGCTTCTGTTCTCATGTGGTTGATATTCCACTCGGATCAGTCGTCGACATCATCATGGCCGACATGG GTCCAAATGGATTGCCCCATCCCTTCCATGTACATGGATATGGTTGTCATGTGATGGCTCAAGGTCTCCTAAAGGATGTGCCTCTGacagaaagaaataaatttcaagccTTAACTCTGCATCAAAATCGTTATCGAAATATTCCCACTCAACCGGTTGTTAAAGATACTTTGCCTACACCATCAGGTGGATATAGTATTTGCAGATTTATAGCCGATAATCCAG gaTGGTGGCTGTATCACTGTCACTTTATGTCACATTTACTAGTTGGAATGGAATTGACATTGCACGTAGGAAGACAATCAGATATTCCTCCGGTACCGAGAGGATTTCCCAAATGTGGAGACTTCACTCCGAACGTGCGTTAG